TTCGTCGGAGCGTAGCGCAGCCTGGTAGCGCATCTGATTTGGGATCAGAGGGTCGTAGGTTCGAATCCTATCGCTCCGACCACTAGCTTCAAGGGATTGGGACAGGCGGCATCTATTGTCCCTAATCTTTTTTCTAGCATTTCCCTAATAAGTTTCAAAAACGCCGCTTGCACGTGTCTGGTGCATGTCGGTCACGCCGGTATTTTCAGTCTGACATTTGTCGTCGGTATCTCCCTTAGCTTCAGATAGTCCTTGGTCATCGTAAGCGTGCTGTGAGCCGCTACCGTCTGTAGAGCGGTAAAGGTCGTAGCCTGCTCGCTTGGCATCCGTCGGAGCCTTAGCTCTAATCGATTTAACGGTGTATCCACGGTGGGCGAGGCCGACCCTCTCCGCAGCCCGGTTCCACGCAGTTCGGATGGCCGTCGCTTCGTATTCCTCGTTGGAGAGCGAATGAACGACGTTCAATCTGCCGATCCGCTCATGCCCGTCGATTTCCCGGATGCGGTTTAGTACCTCACGTATTTCTGGCGTGATCGTCACGTCGAAGGCGATGCCGCTCGAATCTTCCGTTTTCGTGGGGATGAAGTGGATTACCCCGGCGGCGAAATCTACCTGAGACCATTTGAGCAATCGAATTTCGGTAGAGCGTTGAGCCGTCAGGTAGTTAAGTAGCGCGGCGATTTAGAGTTCAATCACGTAATCAGGAGATTGGACATGAAGAAGCGATTCACGGAAGAACAGATCATTGGCTTCCTGAGGGAAGCGCAGACTGGCATCCCGATCAAGGATTTATGCCGTCGGCATGATTTCTCGGAGGCGAGCTACTACCTCTGGCGCAGCAAGTTTGGTGGCATGAGCGTGCCGGACGCGAAGAGATTGAATGAGTTGGAAGCCGAGAATGCCCGGCTGAAGAAGCAGCTGGCGGAGTCGCTGCTGGAAAACGAAGTCACTCGCGAGGCACTGCGAAAAAAGTGGTGAGCGGAGCTTGAGCGAACGCCGAGCCCTACGGGTCATCGGCATGAGTGCGATCGCCTATCGTTATCAACCGGCGCCGGATCGCAATCAAGCCTTACGAGCGCAGATCTTAGCCTTGGCCCAGCGACATCGTCGCTACGGCTCGGGCATGATCTATCTGAAGCTGCGGCAGTCAGGCATGCCAGTCAACCACAAGCGGGTTGAGCGGCTGTATGCCGAAGAGAAGTTGCAGGTGCGCTGCCGCAAGCGCAAAAAGGTGCCGGTATCGGACCGTCAGCCGTTGGGGCGACCGTCGATGGCGAATCAGGTCTGGTCGATGGATTTCGTGTTTGACCGAACAGCGGAAGGCGGTGTCATCAAAAACCTGACGGTGGTTGACGACGCCACGCATGAAGCCGTGGCCATTGTGCCGGAGCGAGCGATTGACGGCCTGGCGCTCACGCGCATTCTGGATCGTGTGGCGTTACATCGCGGTTTGCCGCAAGCGATTCGTACCGAAAACGGCAAAGAATTTTACGGTCGTGCAATGCAGAGCTGGGCACACGGGCGAGGCGTCAAACTGTTCCTGATCAAGCCGGGAAAACCCACCCAGAATGCCTACATCGAATCGTTCAACGGGCGCTTTCGTGATGAATGCCTGAACGAACATTGGTTCACCAGCTTGCATCATGCCAAGGTGGTAATCGAGGCTTGGCGACGGGAATACAACGAGGAGCGACCGAAGAAATCACTGGGCGGATTAACGCCAGCAACCTACGCCCGAAAACTGGCAGGAAAGCAGTGACATTAACCCTCGGACTCTAAAGCCTGGTGCTACTGAAAACGGGGAGACGTCGATAGGTCGCAACAGACGATGAAAATGCCTCGTTGCCGGTGTGTGAAGGTTTGCGCGGGGAGAGTTGGTGCGGAGGCTCGCGGCTAGGAAGTTAACGTCTAAAGAGCGGCTCACCCGGTTAGATGAGCCGTTGTTATTTATCTGACCAAGCGCGGAGCTGAACCCATTTGGGGCGAATAAAGAATTCGATATGGACTCAGCAATGTTTCGGTCGCGATCATCGCCTGGGCAAACGTGTCAAAGTAGATCGCATGATCGGGATCAGACACCCGTGCTCTCCTAATTTCTCTCTCCTCTTCATTCCAGGCGTAGCCAAGGAATTCGTCGTGCGCATAAAACCATACGACATACCCTCTGCGGGGCAAGACTGGAGGTAGCGTTGGTGGTAGGCCTTTCCCTCCGCAAGTACCGGAGCCTGCCGCATCCGCCGAAGTTTGTGGCTGAATACGCTGCTTGCTTGTCTTCTGCATATTTCTTCCATAAGAGAGTTACCCCGGGGGCCACATCCATCATGGCAGCCTCTCTGACACCTGCGTTTCAGATACTTCCGAGAATTTTTCGTCTGAGGGGCCGCAGCGCAGGGACTCCAAAGGTGGCGACTCGTTTCGTAAGGTTCGGCGGCTGATTTGATAACTATTGATAAAGGTGCTAGAGTGATCGCTAACCTAGCCAACTCCAACCGGAGGAAAACCATGATCAGTGCTGAACTCGGCCGCTCGCTTGAGGAGTACGTCGCCGAACTCGTGAAGAGGGGCCGTTATGGATCGAAGAGTGAAGTGTTGCGTGAGGGGGTCCGTCTGATTCAGGATCGCGAGTCGCAGCTTGCTGCGCTCGATGCGATGGTTGAGAAGGGCATCGCAGATGCAGCAGCAGGAAAGGGCCAGTCGGCCGCCGATGTGTTCGACCGCCTTGAGAAGAAGTATCAGGCAAAGGTGGACGAAGAGGGATGATCGTTCACTTATTACCCGAAGCCATCGTAGACCTTGAGAACGTCGGTGATTACATCGCGTTGGACAATCCGCGTCGTGCCGTAACATTCATTCAGGAACTGCGGGACAAGTGTTTGAGCCTCGCAGACATGCCGTACGCGTTCCCCGTCGTGCCGCGCTATGAGCGATTCGGCATTCGCCATCGCATCTACGGTAACTACCAAATTTTCTATCGCGTGGTCGAGTCGGACGAGCGCATCGACATCGTCCACATCCTGCACAGTGCACGAAATTACGCGGCGATTCTGTTTCCCTGACGGCATCCGTTTAAGTGCCGAGGACGGCTAAGCGGCGCGGCAAGTGCCCTCAATCGCTCCCTAAACATTCCCCAACAATCCGTCTGAATCACACCGCCCCGAGCCGCATTCCCACGTAATTCTGCACGCGGACGACGATTAGGGTGCTGACGTCCAGGAGCCTAGCCAATCAAGGCTCCGGACCCGACCTCAAACGATGATTTGGGATCAGAGGGTCGTAGGTTCGAATCCTATCGCTCCGACCAGCAGGATCAAGGGGTTACAGGTTTGTAGCCCCTTTCTATTTCCCGGTTCCTGTTACCGCCACGTTACCGGAAATTCGGGCGCACGATCTAGGACGCTATCGACCTATGTGGACCTTCATCCTGTTCAGCGTTGCCGATACGAAAATCTAATATGCTTCCTCTTCAACGAGGAGCAGCATTCTCGTCGGCTGCATTGGGTTGACCATTCATCGGCCGTAAGTCGACATCTGCTCTTATCGAAGACCGGTGCAGCAGCATTGCGTTTGAACTCGGGGGAAAACGATCGGCGTTGTTTGGTCATCAGACACCTCTCTATATGGCGAGCATTCGCGCCTAAATGAGTGTCCGGACGGATTAGACCACTACACGACAAGCGAGGGCGGTGCGGTGACGCGCCTCGGTGAGGGCGGCAGCGAGAATCCCCAACGCCGCCTCCCTCGCCAGGGCGCATCACCGATGCGTAAGCCGTTTGTCCGCCGCCATCAGAAGGCCGTTGCAACTCAGCGCGAAGAGGGTGAGGAACAGCGCCACGGACATGATCGTGCCGATGTCTCCGAGGTTCATCGCATTGGTCAGCAGGTAGCCGAGCCCCTTTTGCGAGGCGAACATTTCGCCGATGAGCACGCCCAGCAGCGTGAGCGAAAAGCCCAGTCGCATGCCCGCCACGATCTCGGGAAAGATGGCCGGCAGCACCACCCGCCATACGGTCTGCCGGAACGGCAGTCGCATGGTGTGCGCCGCGCGCAGGTACACGGGCTTCATCTGGCGAATAGCGTTCATAGTGAACACGAGAATCGGGATGAGGCCGTGCATCACGCCGAATGCCACCTTGGCAGACAGTCCCAGACCGAAGACCAACAGCACCAGCGGATACAGCGTGACCTTCGGCAACGAGTACAGGTTGACCAGCAACGGCTCGGCCACCGTACCGGCCATGCGGTTGATACCTAGCAGCACGCCCAGGGCAATTCCGCCCGCTATGGCAATAACGAGTGCGTAGACCAGCGCCCGGCCGGTCTCAGCCACATTGTCCCAGAACGATGCCGTGCCGAGCATCTGCCACAACGCCGCCCCTGTCTGGGCCGGAGAGCTAAGCGATGTCCCGCCCACCGCCAGATGCAGGGCCTCCCAGAGCAAGAGCACGACCAGCGCGACGCAGGTGGGTCCGATCAGATTTTTCATGCGAATTCTCCGTTGCCCGCTCAGCGCTGACGGCGCGCCTGGAAGCGCGCGTCGAGCCGGTTGAGCACCACGTTGATCAGCGTGACGGTGACCAGCACCATCAGCATCAGCGCGTACATGTCGTCGTTCTGGAAGTTGTTGTAGGCGTAGCCGATGGCGTATCCGACGCCCGATCCCGACAGAATGAACTCCGACGCGATCACCCCGATGAACGCATACGCCACCGATAACTTCACGCCACTGAACAGATAGGGCAATGCCGCAGGCAGCTTCACCCGCAACGCCGATTGCCACGGCGAGAGCCGCATCACTTTCGCGGTCTTCGACAGCGAGCGCGGAATGCGGTCGAGGCCGGTGAGCGTCGCCGTGATCATGGTCACTACCGCGAGCATCACGGCGATGGCGATGATCGGCAACGACCCGACACCGAACAGCACGATGAATACCGGATAGAAGATGAACGTCGGCACAGCGTAGTAGCTCACGATCATCGGCTCAAGTGCGCGCCGCACGCTGGGCATCGCATGAATCGCGAGTCCGAGCGCGAAGCCAAGCACCACCGCCGCGACCGACGCCGCCACGATATTGACGAGGCTCGTCAAGATATCGTGCGCAAAGCGACCGTCACGCAGCACTTCGATGGCATGGCTGGCCATTGCGCTTGGCGCGATCATCACGTCCACCGGGATCACGCCAACGCGGCAAAGGAACTCGATGAGCAGCACGAAGCCGATCACCACGCCGCTACGCCACACGGTTTCCCGCTTGATCAGGGATTGCGTCATCACGACTCCTTTGGCCATGACGTCAGTGCGCAGCGCCATCGGCGCCCATGACCTTGAGCGATTCGATGCGCAGCTTCTCCCACAGACGCGACGTGATCTCGCCGAAGCGCGGCGTCGACACTACCTGACTGTCGCGCTCACGCGACCAGCCCGTCTCGACGATGTCGATGAACAATCCGGGGCGCGACGACATCACACCAACACGATCGGACAGCATGGCCGCTTCGTCGAGTGCGTGCGTGATCAGCAGCACGGTGGCCGACGTTTCGCGCCACAGCCGTAGCAATTCATCGCCCATGAGCAGACGGGTCTGCTGATCGAGTGCGCCGAACGGCTCGTCGAGCAGAATGAGCCTTGGCTGGATCACCAGCGTGCGCGCAATGCACACCCGCTGACGCATCCCGCCGGAGAGCTGCGCCGGGTAGGCCCTGGCGAAATCGCGCAGCCCCATGAATCCCATGGCGTACTCCACACGACGGTTGATCTCCGCGCCATCGACCCCTGCAGCACGCAGACCGAACGCGATGTTGTCGCGCACGTTGAGCCACGGGAACGACGCGTCTTCCTGGAACACCACGCCCACGCCGTCCGGCACGCCCCTGACCGGCTTGCCCTCGAACATCACCGTGCCGCTGCTGGGTTTGGCGAGTCCGGCAAGCGCGTCGAGCAGTGTCGACTTGCCGCAGCCCGATGGCCCGACGACCGAGAAGAACTCGCCCTTGAGCAGCGTCAGATCGATGGGGCCGAGCGCATGAAACAGCTCACGCTCGCCCGGCTTGTTGAAGTAACGCATCACCGCAGTAAGCACTGCATGGGCTTCGGGATGGGCCACCGGGGTGGGCGCGCGTGCCGCCACGGCCTCGACGATATGGAGCTTGGCATTCGCTTGCATGAGGTTCATAGCTTCCCCTTGGCTTTCAGGTCGGCCGGCAGGAAGCTCGTGTCGACGAGTTTCGACCAGTCCACGTTATCTTTGATTTCTCCGACCAGCTTGAGCCCGTCGACCATGCGATCCAGTTCTTCGCGATCGAACTCGCCCGTGCTCCACATGTGCGAGCGCACCATGTTGTCGACGGCTTCCTTGGCGACCGCCGGCGTGAGCTTGAAGCTGGTTTCGATGATCTTCGCCGCGCCGGCCGGATCGGCATAGGTCGCCTCGACACCGGCGCGACGCCCGGCGATGATGGCACGCAACGCGTCGGGATGCGCCTTGGCGAACTCGCGTGTGGTAATGCCCACCGACGTCGTCATCGGTCGCAGCACGTCGCCGGCACGATAGACCACACGGTACTTGTCCTTGCGCACGATCGACAGTGGCTCGATTGCCACAGCCCCGGCCACTGCGCCCTGCTCGAGCATCGTCATTCCGTTGACGTAGCCGCCCGAAGCCACGCGTGTCACCTTGGCGGGGTCGATGCCCTTGTCGCGCAATACCATCATGAACAGCATTTCCGATACGCTCTTCGGCGAAGTGATGGCCACCTTCTTGCCGACCAGATCCTCCACCGACTTCACGTTGCCGTTGGGCATGGTCACCATCGACGCTTCTGCCACGCTGCGTGTGCCCGTATTGACGATGACGATGTCCATGCCCTGACGCGCCGCCGCGAGGGCCGCCGATACCGCGACCTCGCCGTATGGCGTCTTGCTGGCGAGGATGTTGCGCACGGTGGTTCCGCCGCCGCCGGAACTGAGAATGCCCGTGATGTCGATGCCGGCTTTCTTGAACAGGCCCTTGTCTATCGCCACGGCATAGGGCAGTCCGTACAGGCTGTTGCCCCACTGTGTCACCGAGATTTCCTCAGCGTGAACTGCGCGTACTGCGGGCACCAGCATGGCCGCAGCGCCTAACGTCAGGCAAGCGCGCTTGAACAGATTCGTCATCATCAGCTCCGGGTCCAACATGCAAAAGGTTCGTCGGATTCTGCGCGTTCCCTGCTTGCGCAAAATACATTGTAGACACTCAAATAATCATTGCAACGCAATGTTCGTGCCACGCCCTAGGGGTTTGCACTCAGATGCGCTGAATCATGCAAAATCCCGTGAAAATAAAGCGTTTTATTGATTCATTCGCCGTGATTTCATGCGTTCTCCAGCACATCATGATCGTGCAATTTCTAATCGAAAAATTAATGTGTACGTTATAAATTGCCATGCGCGACGTATGCTGGTGCAGTCTCTCCCGGCTTTGGTGCTGCGTCGCTTCGCATGCACTTGCTTGAGGCCTTCGATTTGCAGTGACATCACGCGTTTGATTTGCCGCAAACCACTGGATACCGGGGCTTTGGTCGTCGCGGTTTCAAGGTGTACACTTCATCATTTTTCATTCGGGCATCGCTTCATGACGTCGCGCAAAGACTCCTACGATTTCCACGATCAGATCGGCCATCTGCTGCGCCGTGCTTACCAGCGACATGTCGCGATCTTCCAGGACGCCATTCCCGATTCGGACCTGACCGCGGCACAGTTCGTGGCGCTGTGCACCGTCAAGGAAAAGCAGTCGTGCTCGCTCAACGACATCGTCAAGACCACCGCCATCGATCAGGCGACCATTCGCGGCGTGGTCGAGCGGCTCAAGGCGCGACATCTGATCGAAGTCACGACCGATCCCAGTGATGGCCGCAAGCTCCTCGTTCGCGCCACGCCCGAAGGACTCGCGCTCATCGATCACACCGTTCCGTTCGCAAAGGAAGTGACCGAGCGCACTTACGGCGCACTCAATCCGGCCGAGCGCGTCGCGCTCGTTTTCCTGTTGCGCAAGATGATGGATAGCGAGACGGTGGAGAGGGACGAGTAAGACCGACACGCCCCTGCCGTGCCCTGCGGCGTTCGCTATCGGTCTGGCTTGGCTCGACATCATCGCGTCGGCATCCTTACGTCGATGCTGCCGGACTCGACTGCGCCGATATGAGGCGGCCCGCGCTCGCCAGTGCGGCGCGCACGGTTTCCGGCGTGAACGGCGGCGCGAAGATGCGCACACCTGTTGCATCGAAAATCGCATTGGCCAACGCTGCAGGCCCGGGTACCGAAGCGGACTCTCCCGCTCCCATCGGCGGCTCGCCCTGACGCGGCATGAGCACGACATCCAGCACGGGCAGCTCGGCGAATGTCAAAATCGGGTAGCTGCCCCACTCGCGGCTGGACACCTTGCCGTCGACGAAGCGCACGCGCTCCTTGAGCGAACGGCTCAGGATCTGCACGACGTTGCCGTGCAACTGATGACGCACCCCGTCGGGGTTCACCATCGTGCCTGTATCCTGACCGACCGTTACGCGCTCCACCGTCACCTCACCGGTCACTCGATCGACGACGACGTCGACGATCCACGCCGACCATGCGGCCCCGAAGCCCGGAAAGCGGCTGTGCACATAACGGGCATAGGACACGCCGCGCCCGCGCGCATGTCGAGGTGCGGCGTCCCAGCGAGCGGTGTCGTGCGACCTCGGCGTCCAGCCTGCGCGCGCGGCGACGGCTTCGAGCAGCTCGATCGCGCGTGCGTCCTTGAGGTGACGCAGCTTGAATTGCAGCGGATCGACGCCGGTGGCCGCCGCCATTTCGTCGGCAAAGGCGTCATGGGCGAAGGAATTGGGCAGCGCCGACACGCCTCTCAACCATGAGGCACGTACCAGCGGCGCCATATCGTCACAAACGAAGCGGCGATTAGGGCTCTCGTAAGGCGATACCGCTGTGCGGTCGCCCATTTCGAAGACGCCGCCGGTCGGGGGCGTGACACCGGTGAGCAGCGAAGCGAGGAGCGGCGCATCGTTCGACGGGTAACGCGAAGCGAAGTCGTAGGCCAGTAACTCGCCATCGCGCGTTGCCGCACCGCGGACCGTCACGACCTGCCCCGTGCCTTTCGGCTCCCAGAGATGTTCGTCGGCGCGCGACAATTGCACGCGCACCGGCGCCCCCACCGCGCGTGAGAGCAGCAACGCATCGCCGCACACGTCATCGGCGCAATTGCGCCCGTAACACCCGGAGGCCTCCATGCGCACGATATCGATCTCCGATTCGTCGCGCGAGATCAACTGCGACAGGTCGTAGCGCAGCGACACGGGATTCTGCGTGCCGGACCAGATAGTGATCCGCTCGCCGCGCTCGGCACGATAATCGGCGACGGCGCACGACGGGCCGATGGAGCCGTGCATCTGATAGGGCCAGGCGTAGGTGCGCTCAAGCGTGACGACGTCATCACACGTGAAAACCGACGCCACGTCGCCCTCTTCGAGCAGCGCGCGACGCGTGGCCGGAGCGGCGGCGATCGCCGCTGCCGGGTCGTCCATGGTGGGCATTGCAGGCAGCGGTTTCCACGCCACCCGAATTTCGCGCGCGGCCCGAATGGCCTGCTCTTCGCGCTGCGCGACGACACCGATGAAATCGCCGATTACGACGACCGCCTTCACGCCCGGTAAATGGACGACGGACGACTCGTCGACCGACAGTAGCGACGACCCGACGAACGGCCCCGAATCGATGCCGCTGTATGGTGGACGCACGACCCGACCGTGCAGCATGCCCGGCACGCGCACGTCGTGCACGAACGTCAGTTCCCCGCTCGCCTTGGCCGGTAGATCGACGCGGCGCGAAGAGGTGCCAACCACGCGATAGGTCGCCGGGTCCTTGACCGGGGTTTCGAGATTCAGGGCGAGTGCGATGCGCTCGCCACGGACAAGCTCGGCGAAGGTGGCGCGGCATGTCGTGCCGTCAACGGTTTCACCGAAGACGCATCCGCCGTCGCACGTCAGTCGCTCGGCGGGAATGTCGAATCGACGGCTTGCCAGTTCGATCAGCGCGTGGCGTGCCTGCGCCGCAGCGCATCGCAGCGGAATAGCGGAAATCTGGAGCGTGGCGCTCGCGATGGTCGGCCCCTGATTGGGCGTGGCGTCGGTGTGACCGAGCTCCATGGCGACCTGCGCAGCTTCGACGTCGAGCTCTTCGGCGACGATCTGGGCGAGTGATGTGCGGATGCCAGTGCCCAGATCGACATGACCGTTAAACCCGAGAATTCGGCCGTCGTCGAGCACGGCGACGAACACTTCGGCGACTGCGGGTACGAAGCTCGAATGGCTTCCCGGCTGGCCTGGCGCGGGCTTGATGGGTTTGACGGGCTGGCGGATGACTGTCAGGCAGCCGTCGCGCGCCAGTAACTCGGTGCGATTCACAAGCAGATTCCTGAGGTTCGGCAAGTGCTGTCGCACCACGCCATTCGTCACGGTAGGGGGCCAATATTGCCCCGTCAATGACCCTGCAGCGGGCGGGGCGCCCATCGATTTCCGGTCGTCTTCGTCGCGCGCCCGCGCTGATAAGGGGAGGCGCACGGCGGGGTTCTGTGGGTCAGCGAGTGCGCTTTTCGTCGGCTTTTGCGGTTTCGATGGCTTCGATGGCCTGCGCCAGCGGCATGACCGCGGCATACTTTTGCTGCATATCGAACAGATTGGCCTCGTGCGGTGCGATGGCGCGGTCGCCCACGCAGTCCGACAGCACGAGCGGACGAAAGCCGTGCGACATGGCGTCGACCACGCTCGCGCGCACGCAGCCACTCGTCACCGCGCCGGCAACGAGTAACGTCTGCACGGCACGCTGCGACAGCCAGGGGGCGAGTTGGGTGCCGAAAAATGCCGATGGCACGACCTTGCGCACCACCAGTTCACCGGGTGCCGGGGCGAGTTCGGGCACGATAGCGCTGTTCGGATGATCTTCGGTGAGTGTGGCCATGCCCGGCACCTTGAGCGAAAACACGTTGTCGTCGCTGCCGTCGTCGGCATACACGATGCGGCTGTGGGCCACCGGCCATCCGTTGCGCCGCGCGAGTGCCAGTGCATCGACCGTGCGGGCGATAGCCTGCGGAATATTGCCGCCGCCGAAGGTCTTCGGGTCGGCAAACCCGACCACCAGATCGATGATCAGCAAACCAATATTGCCGTGCACCGGCAGCGGCGTGCCGAAGCCCTGGCGCTGGTAAACATGGGCTTCGGCGTGTTGCGAGGTATCGCTCATGACATTTGTCTCGTGGTTGGGGGAGGCCGCATCGGTGGCCGACGGTGGGCGGTGGCGCGTCGATATGCCGCGCGGATCATTCGTTCACGACGCGGCCGTCCTTTACGACCACGGTGTCGTCGAGCGATACCGTGCAGTTGCGCAGGGGGATATCGATGTGGCACGTCGTGGTGCGACTGCCGCCGCCTTCATTGTTGGGGCCGAGCGAGAAAAGGAAGTTACCTTCGAAAGCGCGTGCGTCCATGCCGATCGTCGCCTCTCGGTCATACAGGCCGAGCGTGGACCAGCGCGCCCTCGGCTGCAGGCCCCAGCCGATGTGCGAGATGGCGTAGCCCTCGGGATCGCGGAACGTCTCCATGTAGTCGCGCAGCAGCGCTGCGTCCACGCCGCCCTCGATGCGCGTGGCATACCCCTTTTCGACGGTGAGCACGATCGGCTCGGCGACATAGCGCTTTTGCGGCAGCAGGATGTCGCCGCGATCGATCACGAGGGTACCGTGCGCCGTGTGATCGTTCGGATACGAGAGCGCAAAGCCACTTGGCCAGTGGTCCCATCGCCCCGGCTCGTCCACGAAACCGTATTCGGCAGTCGGACCGAATTCGCCCATCGGGCAAACGAACGAGGTGCCCGCAGGCGACGTCACGCGCATCTCGCGCGCCCCCGCGAGTTTGTCGGCTGCGGCAAGCACTCGTGCTTTATCCGCCAGCGTCGGCACCATGCGTGCGAGCACTTCCGGCGGCTCTACGGCCAGCAGGATCTTCGTGCCGCCCTTGAGAATGTCGTGCTGCTCCGGCGAGAACAGCAACGTCATCAGATCGAGCACGAGGTCGCTGTGCTTGAGTGCGGCAATGGCGGCGCGGTTGCCAGTGAGCGGTGTCGTGCCGAGATAGGCCAGCGAGTCGCGGCTGAAGGCCTTCTCGCCGTTGACCGGCGGCAGGTCGAGCCGGTTGACGATTGCGCCCATGGACTGCGTGGCGATCAGTGCGCACGAAAGCGTCTGCGGATGGGTCGCCTGACTCGTGAGAATCGTGACCGTCTGCCCGGGCGTTAGCTTCGAGAGCTTGAGCACTTCCTTCCAGGCTTCGATCAATTGGTAATCGCTGATGGCCATCGTTTGATTCCTCGGTGTTTCTCGGTGTTCGATATCGGAACGTCAGGCGGCAACGGGTCCGCCGAGCGGCGCGCCGAGGAAATCGCCGAACGCGGTGTAGAAGCCGGCCGCGTTGTCCCACGGAATCATATGGCCGGCGTTCGGCACGCGCATGTGCCGCATCGCGGGCGTGGCGCGCTGCAATTCGGCGACGTCTTCGTCGCGCACCACGTCGCCGTTCTGCGCCGTGATCAGCAGCGACGGCACCCGCAATTGCGCGGCGTCGGCATGGAAGTCGTCAGTGTGAAAGCCCTCGTAGGACGCCAGCACGGCGCGCTCGTCGCAGGTGTGCAACCATTCGGCGCGCAGCGCGCGCTCCTCGTGCGTCCAGGTCGGGCAGAAGGCGCGCATGCCTTCGGCATCCGTGCCCGCGCGAGCGAGCGCCATCGAATCCACGTACCACGGCAGTTTGCCCGGGTACTCGCGGCGTCCCGGGCCGGAGACAGGTGGATCGATCAGCACGACCGACGCCAGACCGTGCGGCTCGCGTATGGCCGCGCGCGCGGCGATGCGTGCGCCCATCGAGTGTCCGACGAACGCCACGCGCGCCAGTCCGAGGGCGGCCGTCAGTGCCACCACGTCGTCTGCCTGCGCGTCGAGGCTGTAATCGAGGTCGTTCGACGCGCTCGACAGGCCGCGCCCACGCACGTCGAGTACGTAGGTGTCGAACTCACGGCCGAAGACCTCACCCACAAAGCCCCACGTGACGGCCGGGCTCGTGATGCCCGGTATGAGCACGATGGCGGGGCGTGAAGCGCGCAAACCGTGTGCGCCGCCGTAACGCAAGTAATGCTGGCGAATGCCGTTGGCGGCCACATTGGCGCCGTACTGGAATGTCAAAGACATGAG
This window of the Pandoraea sputorum genome carries:
- a CDS encoding alpha/beta fold hydrolase produces the protein MSLTFQYGANVAANGIRQHYLRYGGAHGLRASRPAIVLIPGITSPAVTWGFVGEVFGREFDTYVLDVRGRGLSSASNDLDYSLDAQADDVVALTAALGLARVAFVGHSMGARIAARAAIREPHGLASVVLIDPPVSGPGRREYPGKLPWYVDSMALARAGTDAEGMRAFCPTWTHEERALRAEWLHTCDERAVLASYEGFHTDDFHADAAQLRVPSLLITAQNGDVVRDEDVAELQRATPAMRHMRVPNAGHMIPWDNAAGFYTAFGDFLGAPLGGPVAA
- a CDS encoding 2,5-dihydroxypyridine 5,6-dioxygenase translates to MAISDYQLIEAWKEVLKLSKLTPGQTVTILTSQATHPQTLSCALIATQSMGAIVNRLDLPPVNGEKAFSRDSLAYLGTTPLTGNRAAIAALKHSDLVLDLMTLLFSPEQHDILKGGTKILLAVEPPEVLARMVPTLADKARVLAAADKLAGAREMRVTSPAGTSFVCPMGEFGPTAEYGFVDEPGRWDHWPSGFALSYPNDHTAHGTLVIDRGDILLPQKRYVAEPIVLTVEKGYATRIEGGVDAALLRDYMETFRDPEGYAISHIGWGLQPRARWSTLGLYDREATIGMDARAFEGNFLFSLGPNNEGGGSRTTTCHIDIPLRNCTVSLDDTVVVKDGRVVNE
- a CDS encoding xanthine dehydrogenase family protein molybdopterin-binding subunit, which produces MNRTELLARDGCLTVIRQPVKPIKPAPGQPGSHSSFVPAVAEVFVAVLDDGRILGFNGHVDLGTGIRTSLAQIVAEELDVEAAQVAMELGHTDATPNQGPTIASATLQISAIPLRCAAAQARHALIELASRRFDIPAERLTCDGGCVFGETVDGTTCRATFAELVRGERIALALNLETPVKDPATYRVVGTSSRRVDLPAKASGELTFVHDVRVPGMLHGRVVRPPYSGIDSGPFVGSSLLSVDESSVVHLPGVKAVVVIGDFIGVVAQREEQAIRAAREIRVAWKPLPAMPTMDDPAAAIAAAPATRRALLEEGDVASVFTCDDVVTLERTYAWPYQMHGSIGPSCAVADYRAERGERITIWSGTQNPVSLRYDLSQLISRDESEIDIVRMEASGCYGRNCADDVCGDALLLSRAVGAPVRVQLSRADEHLWEPKGTGQVVTVRGAATRDGELLAYDFASRYPSNDAPLLASLLTGVTPPTGGVFEMGDRTAVSPYESPNRRFVCDDMAPLVRASWLRGVSALPNSFAHDAFADEMAAATGVDPLQFKLRHLKDARAIELLEAVAARAGWTPRSHDTARWDAAPRHARGRGVSYARYVHSRFPGFGAAWSAWIVDVVVDRVTGEVTVERVTVGQDTGTMVNPDGVRHQLHGNVVQILSRSLKERVRFVDGKVSSREWGSYPILTFAELPVLDVVLMPRQGEPPMGAGESASVPGPAALANAIFDATGVRIFAPPFTPETVRAALASAGRLISAQSSPAAST
- a CDS encoding isochorismatase family protein translates to MSDTSQHAEAHVYQRQGFGTPLPVHGNIGLLIIDLVVGFADPKTFGGGNIPQAIARTVDALALARRNGWPVAHSRIVYADDGSDDNVFSLKVPGMATLTEDHPNSAIVPELAPAPGELVVRKVVPSAFFGTQLAPWLSQRAVQTLLVAGAVTSGCVRASVVDAMSHGFRPLVLSDCVGDRAIAPHEANLFDMQQKYAAVMPLAQAIEAIETAKADEKRTR